A stretch of Brassica rapa cultivar Chiifu-401-42 chromosome A08, CAAS_Brap_v3.01, whole genome shotgun sequence DNA encodes these proteins:
- the LOC103835717 gene encoding auxin response factor 9, producing the protein MSRKPSDFEMVTGSPALGSAYYIPQGHAQYCNTSEDTVSVCRYMPPYLCNVAYKNCFGDNTTDELFTTVCLSPCTTHQNNFTDHSPHGFFRLSKLLEPPNLTEMCFPAALVPPRSDILRLSDVERKEWQMKLVFDVETGEYTVGEEWASFVRAKDLRAGDTVVFVSVLGSAITLFATSRAHSQSKVRHSINLDAFSKAIGGLMQSKPVELTYSPMDPHSDFLVSPRVYRDSLLVVWMRGMRVKKVREYDDDHHVGTITSTTFGNSDVHGVMRSLWRCHTVVWDAPYGFDRIHFSPWELTPSQEQPQPQPQPPRTLHLFP; encoded by the coding sequence ATGTCAAGAAAGCCATCGGACTTCGAGATGGTAACAGGATCGCCGGCCCTGGGCTCTGCCTACTACATACCGCAGGGACACGCCCAGTATTGTAATACTTCGGAGGATACAGTGTCAGTGTGTCGTTACATGCCTCCTTACCTCTGCAACGTAGCATATAAGAACTGTTTTGGAGACAATACCACTGACGAACTCTTCACAACGGTCTGCCTCAGTCCTTGTACAACACATCAAAACAATTTTACTGACCACTCTCCTCATGGTTTCTTCCGACTGTCCAAGCTTCTTGAGCCACCAAACTTGACAGAGATGTGTTTTCCAGCTGCGTTGGTCCCACCCCGTTCAGACATACTTAGGCTGTCAGATGTTGAGAGGAAAGAGTGGCAGATGAAGCTTGTGTTTGATGTTGAGACTGGAGAGTACACGGTAGGAGAGGAATGGGCTTCCTTTGTTCGAGCAAAAGATCTGAGGGCAGGAGATACGGTTGTGTTTGTGAGTGTATTGGGATCGGCTATCACACTCTTTGCGACATCAAGAGCTCATTCCCAGAGCAAGGTGCGCCACAGCATCAACCTCGATGCCTTTTCCAAGGCCATAGGCGGTCTAATGCAGTCAAAGCCTGTGGAGTTAACCTACTCCCCAATGGATCCACATTCAGACTTCTTGGTCTCTCCAAGGGTTTATCGTGACAGTCTTCTCGTGGTCTGGATGCGCGGTATGAGAGTGAAGAAGGTGCGAGAATATGATGACGACCACCATGTAGGGACAATCACTTCCACCACCTTCGGCAACAGTGATGTGCATGGCGTGATGAGAAGTCTCTGGCGCTGTCATACAGTTGTTTGGgatgcgccttacgggtttgaCAGGATACACTTCTCTCCTTGGGAACTTACTCCATCTCAGGAGCAGCCACAGCCACAGCCCCAGCCACCACGCACCCTTCACCTCTTTCCCTGA
- the LOC117127412 gene encoding uncharacterized protein LOC117127412, whose product MVFEICSICGEWKLINGIHWDFIVDDQRGSSLSMIHEDISYNDLIVAVLEDFGIDGNRNSVNLSYASPSKLNFGTKELPPAFIRNDRQVTSYLSKLKENGDLHLCVTIKRRTQLSPMIMSNMIQPRGGNSNHDLPIAGTSNPRETGTQKSPLIMSNMIQTQDEISSTHDSPIAGSSNVFERGTKTHAETEWNSIQRVDEVSGIQHTCISDSLISPSSGLVSNKRGLDSIGLAVYGSGKSKLPSFSSRRGRESMGEDILSPSCGDDDDLFCGKFFKDKKEMSTKLRLHAVSKSFEFHTEYSDKTRYVLSCVDERCSWSFRAKSVKGSQSFFVRHYVSKHTCDTSLRTVSHRQATAKLLGTMVSNHYEGGKIGLKPKQIMEKARNDHGVVITYSKAWRSQEHGQDIARGTPDDSYEALPSWFHMIKEKNPGSVTFIEVDAVGKFKYAFLSLGPSIRGFKLMRKVLSVDGAHLKSKYKGTLLAATAQDGNFHLYPIAFAIVDSENEASWSWFMKCLKTIIPDEEDLVFVSDRAASIEKALLQHYPVAHHGICIFHFQKNVQDNFKSSTLVPLVVEAGYAYTKADFDCYFQEIEESDIVLADYLRKADFRKWTRAYSPANRFNIMTSNLAESINSLLKVSREYPIVCLFDTIRMIMTKWFTERREEGVRHMHPVTVEVGNKMKELYDFTSRFLEVSKINDSEFEVKGDTRDQVVNFQTRHCSCFVFDIEKFPCAHAIAAAKSGNKHENDYVDEFFSNERFTLAYSESVYPVGDKTYWDIPPHVASFVCRPPSTRFPSGRRKKKRIPSSWEYGKYRPISKPSPKAYKCSRCGQKGHNKGSCVRPI is encoded by the exons ATGGTGTTCGAAATTTGTTCTATATGTGGAGAATGGAAACTAATAAATGGAATTCACTGGGATTTCATAGTGGATGATCAACGAGGATCCTCTCTTAGTATGATTCATGAAGATATCAGCTACAATGATTTGATTGTGGCTGTTTTAGAAGATTTTGGAATTGATGGCAACAGAAACAGTGTAAATCTTAGCTATGCCTCACCTTCAAAATTAAACTTTGGTACAAAAGAGCTTCCTCCAGCATTTATTAGGAATGATCGTCAAGTAACATCTTATCTGAGCAAACTTAAGGAGAATGGAGACCTTCATCTATGTGTAACCATTAAG agAAGAACTCAATTATCACCAATGATTATGTCAAATATGATCCAGCCACGGGGTGGAAATAGTAATCATGATTTGCCTATTGCTGGAACTAGTAATCCGCGTGAG aCAGGAACACAAAAATCACCATTGATTATGTCAAACATGATTCAGACACAAGATGAAATTTCTAGTACTCATGATTCGCCTATTGCTGGAAGTAGTAATGTATTTGAG AGAGGAACAAAAACACACGCGGAGACTGAATGGAACAGCATTCAGAGAGTTGACGAAGTCTCTGGTATACAACATACTTGTATTAGCGACAGTCTTATTTCTCCTTCAAGTGGTCTTGTTAGCAATAAG AGAGGATTGGACTCGATTGGACTTGCTGTATATGGGTCTGGAAAGTCAAAATTGCCATCTTTCTCCAGTAGACGTGGTAGAGAAAGCATGGGAGAAGATATCTTGTCTCCCAGttgtggtgatgatgatgatttgttCTGCGGGAAGTTTTTCAAGGATAAAAAGGAAATGAGCACAAAGTTGAGGTTGCATGCAGTTAGTAAAAGCTTTGAGTTCCACACAGAATATTCAGACAAAACACGTTATGTTCTTAGTTGTGTGGATGAAAGATGCAGTTGGAGTTTTCGTGCAAAATCAGTTAAAGGATCTCAGAGTTTTTTTGTTCGTCATTATGTATCTAAACATACTTGTGACACTTCTCTGAGAACTGTTAGTCATCGGCAAGCTACTGCAAAATTGTTGGGAACTATGGTCAGCAATCATTATGAAGGAGGAAAGATTGGGCTGAAACCTAAACAGATCATGGAAAAAGCTAGAAATGATCATGGTGTTGTGATTACATATTCAAAGGCTTGGAGGTCTCAAGAGCACGGCCAAGATATAGCTAGGGGTACTCCTGATGACAGTTATGAAGCTTTGCCCAGTTGGTTTCAcatgataaaagaaaagaatCCAGGTTCTGTGACTTTTATCGAAGTTGATGCTGTTGGGAAATTCAAATACGCATTTTTGTCGCTTGGTCCATCTATCAGAGGGTTTAAGTTGATGAGGAAGGTACTTTCTGTTGATGGTGCCCATCTGAAATCAAAGTATAAAGGGACTCTACTTGCTGCCACAGCACAAGATGGTAATTTTCACTTGTATCCTATAGCTTTTGCTATAGTTGATTCTGAGAATGAAGCCTCATGGAGTTGGTTTATGAAATGTCTGAAAACCATCATTCCTGATGAAGAGGATTTGGTTTTTGTCTCTGATCGTGCGGCCTCTATTGAAAAAGCTCTTTTACAACATTATCCTGTTGCTCACCATGGAATCTGCATCTTTCACTTTCAAAAGAATGTCCAGGACAATTTCAAAAGTTCAACACTTGTCCCTTTGGTTGTTGAAGCTGGTTATGCCTACACCAAAGCTGATTTCGATTGCTATTTTCAAGAGATTGAGGAGTCCGACATTGTATTAGCAGATTATCTTCGTAAAGCAGACTTCAGGAAGTGGACCCGAGCTTATTCTCCTGCTAATCGCTTCAACATCATGACGTCAAACTTGGCCGAATCTATAAATTCTTTGCTGAAAGTGAGTCGTGAGTATCCAATTGTCTGTCTTTTTGACACTATTAGGATGATAATGACTAAGTGGTTCACTGAACGACGTGAGGAAGGAGTTCGTCACATGCACCCTGTCACTGTCGAAGTGGGGAACAAGATGAAGGAGCTATATGATTTTACGTCTCGCTTCCttgaagtttccaaaatcaATGATTCAGAGTTTGAGGTTAAGGGAGATACAAGAGATCAAGTGGTGAATTTTCAAACAAGGCATTGTTCATGTTTTGTGTTTGATATTGAGAAGTTTCCTTGTGCTCATGCAATTGCCGCTGCAAAATCTGGGAATAAGCACGAAAATGATTATGTCGATGAGTTTTTCTCCAATGAAAG GTTTACACTAGCATATTCAGAGAGTGTATATCCTGTTGGTGATAAAACATATTGGGATATTCCTCCCCATGTAGCTTCGTTTGTTTGTCGCCCTCCATCTACACGCTTTCCTAGTGGGAGGAGGAAAAAAAAGAGGATACCAAGTTCGTGGGAGTATGGAAAATATCGGCCCATATCTAAACCATCACCCAAGGCTTACAAATGCAGCAGATGTGGACAGAAAGGACACAACAAAGGTAGTTGTGTAAGGCCTATTTGA